Proteins encoded in a region of the Sterolibacterium denitrificans genome:
- a CDS encoding type I secretion system permease/ATPase: protein MKKLLDSQLEIDEALLGFRQTLLRVGGFSFVVNLLMLTPAIYMLQIYDRVLVSRNGMTLLVLTLLVVGLFMLVGGLEWVRSRLLVRMGTALDTRLSARVFTAAFQRNLQRAGGTPAQALNDLTTLRQFLAGPGVFAFFDLPWTPIYLLACALLHPWIGLFALCATLVLAALAWMNEMATRKPLLEANAHALIATQFANNNLRNAEMIAALGMTDQVRARWAEQQQKVLALQTLASERGGTIAASSRFIRMTAQSLILGVGAWLALDNTVSSGAVIAGSILMGRALSPVDQTIAVWKNWLATRTAYFRLAELLARYPAERERLPLPAPSGHVTVENVVLVPPGGDVPVLKGLAFQIPRGSVVGVIGPSGAGKTTLAKALIGVWRPRQGHVRLDGADVADWDKRDLGRALGYLPQGAELLEGTVAENIARFGGLTSEPIVAAAKLAGVHELILRLPKGYDTPVGVDGGQLSAGQRQRVALARALYGDPALLVLDEPNSNLDEAGEQALADAIRAVQARGGTVVVISHRASALAVMDRILLMRDGMLAAYGPRDDVIAAMQQGAVPGIRSLPAEIGKENEADTAQQADDEAAEGEGREA from the coding sequence ATGAAAAAACTGCTTGATTCACAACTGGAAATTGACGAGGCGCTGCTGGGTTTCAGGCAGACCTTGCTGCGGGTGGGTGGCTTCAGCTTCGTCGTCAATCTGCTGATGCTCACGCCGGCGATCTACATGCTGCAGATTTACGATCGCGTGCTGGTCAGCCGCAATGGCATGACCTTGCTGGTGTTGACCTTGCTGGTGGTCGGCCTGTTCATGCTGGTCGGCGGGTTGGAGTGGGTGCGTTCGCGCCTGCTGGTGCGGATGGGCACGGCGCTGGATACGCGGCTGTCGGCGCGGGTGTTCACGGCGGCCTTCCAACGCAATCTGCAGCGTGCCGGCGGCACCCCGGCGCAGGCTCTGAACGATTTGACGACCTTGCGGCAGTTTCTTGCCGGGCCGGGGGTGTTCGCGTTTTTCGATCTGCCATGGACGCCGATCTATCTGCTCGCCTGCGCCTTGCTGCATCCGTGGATCGGACTCTTCGCGCTGTGCGCCACGCTGGTGCTGGCCGCGCTGGCCTGGATGAACGAAATGGCCACGCGCAAGCCGCTGCTGGAGGCGAATGCCCATGCCCTGATCGCCACGCAGTTCGCCAACAACAATCTGCGCAATGCCGAGATGATCGCCGCGCTGGGCATGACGGATCAGGTGCGCGCGCGCTGGGCGGAGCAGCAGCAGAAGGTGCTGGCGCTGCAGACCCTGGCCAGCGAGCGGGGCGGCACGATCGCCGCCAGCAGCCGCTTCATCCGCATGACCGCGCAATCGCTGATCCTCGGCGTCGGCGCCTGGCTGGCGCTGGACAACACGGTGTCGAGCGGCGCGGTGATTGCCGGCTCGATCCTGATGGGCCGTGCGCTCTCGCCGGTGGATCAGACCATTGCCGTGTGGAAGAACTGGCTGGCCACGCGCACGGCCTACTTTCGTCTGGCGGAATTGCTGGCCAGGTATCCCGCCGAGCGCGAGCGCCTGCCCCTGCCGGCGCCTTCCGGCCATGTGACGGTGGAAAACGTGGTGCTGGTGCCGCCGGGCGGCGATGTGCCGGTGCTCAAGGGGCTGGCTTTCCAGATTCCTCGCGGCAGCGTGGTCGGCGTCATCGGGCCGAGCGGTGCCGGCAAAACCACCCTGGCCAAGGCCTTGATCGGCGTCTGGCGGCCACGCCAGGGCCATGTGCGGCTGGACGGCGCGGACGTGGCCGACTGGGACAAGCGCGATCTGGGCCGGGCGCTGGGTTACCTGCCGCAGGGCGCCGAACTGCTGGAAGGCACGGTGGCGGAGAACATCGCCCGCTTTGGCGGTTTGACCAGCGAGCCGATTGTCGCGGCGGCGAAACTGGCCGGCGTGCATGAGCTGATCCTGCGGCTGCCCAAGGGTTACGATACGCCCGTCGGTGTGGATGGCGGCCAGCTCTCGGCCGGGCAGCGGCAGCGCGTGGCGCTGGCGCGCGCGCTGTATGGCGATCCGGCGCTGCTGGTGCTGGACGAGCCGAATTCCAATCTCGATGAGGCTGGCGAGCAGGCGCTGGCCGATGCAATCCGCGCGGTGCAGGCACGGGGGGGCACTGTGGTGGTGATTTCGCATCGCGCCTCGGCACTGGCGGTGATGGACCGGATACTGTTGATGCGCGATGGCATGCTGGCGGCCTATGGCCCGCGCGATGACGTGATTGCCGCCATGCAGCAGGGCGCGGTGCCGGGCATACGCAGCCTGCCGGCCGAAATCGGCAAGGAGAACGAGGCAGACACCGCGCAGCAAGCGGACGATGAAGCAGCGGAAGGGGAGGGGAGAGAAGCATGA
- a CDS encoding HlyD family type I secretion periplasmic adaptor subunit: MKLGEWLRLLRRDAPDTEVERLLNAPIVIAPTDQQQPARWGKRVLLIGLGLFLLWALFVPLSQGVPAPGFVKVEGNRKTIQHLRGGIVDEILVKEGERVARDQPLLRLSPTQFSAQMNIVESQLVTVAAIEARLLAERDGRSSIRFPGFLDERHDQPAVQEAIQSQKELFNARRASLYGEERIGQEVIAGLDAQIAGLESQLASKDRQLELYNRELASLRPLFEQGFVPRNRMFELERAVAYLEGGRGDDAANKARAQRQIAETRLKILQSKEAFKKDVESQLTDIQAKAADLRERMVAASDDLDRVVLKAPTAGIVVDLTVHTVGGVVQPGQKLMDIVPEDEGLVVEVHIPPHLIDNVRSGLEADIHFSALDRTLVPTVPGKLTYVSADRMTDPRTETPYYVARVAVDPAELARLGSEKIQPGMPADVVIKMSQHSTLAYLFQPLLKRLRFAMTER; this comes from the coding sequence ATGAAACTGGGGGAATGGCTGCGCCTGTTGCGCCGCGATGCGCCGGATACGGAGGTTGAACGGCTGCTGAACGCGCCCATCGTCATTGCGCCGACGGATCAGCAGCAGCCGGCCCGCTGGGGCAAGCGGGTGTTGTTGATCGGCCTAGGGCTGTTCCTGCTCTGGGCGCTGTTCGTGCCGCTCAGCCAGGGCGTGCCGGCGCCGGGTTTCGTGAAGGTGGAGGGCAATCGCAAGACCATCCAGCATCTGCGCGGCGGCATCGTCGATGAAATCCTGGTGAAGGAGGGCGAGCGCGTGGCCAGGGATCAGCCGCTGCTGCGCTTGAGTCCGACGCAGTTTTCGGCGCAGATGAATATCGTCGAAAGCCAGTTGGTGACGGTGGCGGCCATCGAGGCGCGTCTGCTGGCCGAGCGTGACGGACGCTCATCCATACGGTTTCCCGGGTTTCTGGATGAACGCCACGATCAACCTGCCGTGCAGGAGGCCATCCAGTCGCAGAAAGAGCTGTTCAACGCCCGGCGGGCCAGCCTGTATGGCGAGGAAAGAATCGGCCAGGAAGTCATCGCCGGACTGGATGCACAGATTGCCGGTCTGGAGTCGCAACTGGCTTCCAAGGACCGCCAGCTCGAACTCTACAACCGGGAGCTGGCCTCCCTGCGTCCGTTGTTCGAGCAGGGCTTCGTGCCGCGCAACCGGATGTTCGAGCTGGAGCGGGCGGTTGCCTATCTCGAAGGCGGGCGCGGTGATGATGCGGCCAACAAGGCGCGCGCCCAGCGGCAGATTGCCGAAACCCGGCTGAAAATCCTGCAGAGCAAGGAGGCTTTCAAGAAAGACGTGGAAAGCCAGTTGACCGACATCCAGGCCAAGGCAGCCGACCTGCGCGAGCGCATGGTGGCGGCCAGCGATGACCTTGACCGCGTGGTGCTGAAGGCGCCCACTGCCGGCATTGTGGTGGATCTGACGGTGCATACCGTGGGCGGAGTGGTGCAGCCGGGGCAGAAGCTGATGGACATCGTGCCCGAGGATGAAGGGCTGGTGGTCGAAGTACATATTCCGCCGCATCTGATCGACAACGTGCGCAGCGGGCTGGAGGCGGACATCCATTTTTCCGCGCTGGATCGCACCCTGGTGCCAACCGTACCCGGCAAGCTGACCTATGTTTCGGCCGACCGGATGACCGATCCGCGCACCGAGACGCCCTATTACGTGGCGCGGGTGGCGGTCGATCCAGCCGAACTGGCCAGGCTCGGCTCGGAGAAGATACAGCCGGGCATGCCGGCGGACGTGGTGATCAAGATGAGTCAGCACAGCACGCTGGCCTACCTGTTTCAACCTTTGCTGAAGCGCCTGCGCTTCGCCATGACGGAGCGCTGA
- a CDS encoding TolC family outer membrane protein: MRISLLVLSCLALGASNLARADAGLVNLYGIAQQRDPGFLAARAALDVGKEEKTIGRAALLPQISANFGMMRFDYELRTTTAPRTKHDYTNKSGGLQISQPLFEMERFATYEEGKAKAALAQAVFEEARQDLLLRLTQAYFNYLYAEDLLQLADSQHAAATEQLRAAERLVQAGAGSVTDIEESKARVALAQAQQAAARSSIEVRRLELGKMVGQVPVLRPLAAEPQLTLPEPQQPEQWLDAAGKQSPAVLRARMALDVHSRQEERARAGHWPTVNFVAALQKADEPNYYTVDDATLRWGVQMNIPIYEGGRTSALGRQATARRAQALHEVDAAREDSRIKASQAYLGVVNGVAQVAAYEQAVKSAEITRQGMEVGQQAGFRTNTDVLNAQQQYFAARRDLQRERYTYLVSRLQLQSVSGGAGEKDLAAIDALLVPASAAGR; the protein is encoded by the coding sequence ATGAGGATTTCCCTGCTTGTTCTGAGCTGTCTTGCCCTGGGCGCGAGCAATCTCGCCCGGGCGGATGCGGGACTGGTCAACCTTTACGGTATCGCGCAGCAACGCGATCCGGGTTTTCTGGCGGCTCGGGCCGCGCTGGATGTCGGCAAGGAAGAAAAGACCATCGGCCGCGCCGCTTTGCTGCCGCAGATTTCGGCAAATTTCGGCATGATGCGTTTCGATTATGAGCTGCGCACCACCACGGCGCCCCGCACCAAACACGACTACACGAACAAATCCGGCGGGCTGCAGATTTCGCAGCCGCTATTTGAAATGGAACGCTTCGCCACCTACGAGGAAGGCAAGGCCAAGGCTGCCCTGGCGCAGGCCGTTTTCGAGGAGGCACGGCAGGATCTGCTGCTGCGTTTGACGCAGGCGTATTTCAACTACCTTTACGCCGAGGACCTCCTGCAACTGGCGGACTCGCAGCATGCGGCGGCCACCGAGCAACTGCGCGCGGCTGAACGGCTGGTGCAGGCGGGCGCCGGTTCGGTTACCGACATCGAGGAATCGAAAGCCCGGGTGGCGCTGGCCCAGGCGCAGCAGGCGGCGGCACGCAGCTCCATCGAAGTGCGTCGCCTGGAGCTGGGGAAAATGGTCGGGCAGGTGCCGGTCTTGCGTCCCTTAGCCGCCGAGCCGCAACTGACGCTGCCCGAACCGCAGCAGCCGGAGCAGTGGCTGGATGCGGCGGGCAAACAAAGCCCTGCCGTGCTGCGTGCGCGCATGGCGCTGGATGTGCACTCGCGCCAGGAAGAACGCGCCCGCGCCGGGCATTGGCCGACCGTCAATTTCGTCGCCGCGCTGCAAAAGGCGGATGAGCCCAACTATTACACCGTCGACGATGCCACCCTGCGCTGGGGCGTGCAGATGAACATCCCGATCTACGAGGGCGGGCGCACTTCGGCGCTTGGTCGCCAGGCAACCGCCCGCCGCGCCCAGGCGCTGCATGAAGTCGATGCCGCCCGCGAAGACAGTCGCATCAAGGCCAGCCAGGCTTATCTGGGCGTGGTCAATGGCGTGGCCCAGGTGGCGGCATATGAGCAGGCGGTCAAGTCGGCGGAAATCACCCGGCAAGGCATGGAAGTCGGCCAGCAGGCGGGCTTCCGCACCAATACCGACGTGCTGAACGCCCAGCAACAGTACTTTGCCGCCCGCCGCGATCTGCAACGGGAACGCTACACCTACCTGGTCAGCCGCCTGCAATTGCAGTCCGTCAGCGGCGGCGCAGGGGAGAAGGACCTGGCGGCGATCGATGCGCTGCTGGTGCCGGCTTCGGCTGCCGGGCGCTGA
- a CDS encoding type II toxin-antitoxin system MqsA family antitoxin, with amino-acid sequence MKCPVCGAAKLIHDTRDLSYTYKGETTVIAAVTGDFCPACAESILDVAESKRVMREMRVFSRQVNAVIVDPGFITSVRKKLNLDQREAAEIFGGGINAFSRYENGKTKPPLALVKLFKLLDRHPDLLNEVRTA; translated from the coding sequence ATGAAATGTCCTGTTTGCGGCGCGGCGAAACTGATCCATGACACCCGCGACCTGTCCTACACCTACAAGGGTGAAACTACCGTCATTGCAGCGGTGACGGGCGACTTCTGTCCGGCCTGCGCCGAGTCGATACTGGATGTAGCGGAATCGAAGCGCGTCATGCGCGAGATGCGCGTTTTCTCCAGGCAGGTGAATGCGGTCATCGTTGATCCGGGTTTCATCACGAGCGTGCGCAAGAAGCTCAATCTTGACCAGCGCGAGGCTGCCGAAATCTTCGGCGGCGGTATCAACGCTTTTTCGCGCTACGAGAACGGCAAGACCAAACCGCCGCTGGCTTTGGTCAAGCTATTCAAGCTGCTGGATCGTCACCCTGACCTGCTCAACGAGGTCAGAACCGCCTGA
- a CDS encoding type II toxin-antitoxin system MqsR family toxin, whose protein sequence is MEKRTPHFLVEAGKVRTTHAARTGANELGLAFSDMLDVVMALMPADFYKSMTTHADHTVWQDVYRPSTQAGDVYLKLTVIDDVLIVSFKEL, encoded by the coding sequence GTGGAAAAGCGAACCCCGCACTTCTTGGTAGAGGCTGGCAAGGTGCGCACCACACATGCGGCACGTACTGGTGCAAATGAATTGGGGCTTGCCTTCTCCGATATGCTGGATGTAGTGATGGCACTGATGCCAGCGGACTTCTACAAGAGCATGACCACCCATGCCGATCACACGGTATGGCAGGACGTATACCGCCCCAGCACGCAAGCGGGCGACGTGTACCTGAAGCTGACGGTCATCGATGACGTACTGATCGTGTCTTTCAAGGAGCTATGA
- a CDS encoding zonular occludens toxin family protein has product MLTLITGTPGAGKTAYAVYELSELIKCAPRPVIVMGIPDLKISHEVAPQVEHWTRAVPSPEDESVIEHEFTFPEGSLVVIDEAQKVFRPRATSSKVPPHVAAFEKHRHLGLDFWLITQHPNLLDPNVRRLVGKHVHLRGHWAGRELLEWPEVADPESRSDRRVAIKERYTLPKKAFGLYKSASLHIKQKRRIPKVLYVFLILLLVIGFLGFKAFDRVASAIKGEDANAFHPPAETAAALPSSSRSASGQISEISYQDFLPRFKGRPESAPIYDPVRKVINVPHVAGCAAMQDRCTCYTDQATDSGLTDAECRAWLTRPPFQPYRAIYPVDQRSPKADQGSV; this is encoded by the coding sequence ATGCTGACCCTGATTACCGGCACGCCTGGCGCTGGGAAAACGGCCTATGCCGTTTATGAGCTCTCGGAGCTCATCAAATGTGCACCGCGTCCTGTGATCGTGATGGGCATTCCCGACCTCAAGATTTCTCACGAGGTCGCCCCCCAGGTCGAACACTGGACGCGTGCTGTTCCCTCGCCGGAAGATGAATCTGTGATTGAGCACGAATTCACCTTTCCCGAAGGTTCCCTCGTCGTCATTGATGAGGCTCAAAAGGTTTTCCGGCCCAGGGCGACGAGCTCGAAAGTCCCGCCTCACGTTGCCGCCTTTGAAAAGCATCGGCATTTGGGTCTGGACTTCTGGCTGATCACACAGCATCCGAATTTGCTTGATCCCAACGTGCGCCGGCTCGTCGGCAAGCATGTTCACCTGCGTGGCCATTGGGCCGGCCGTGAGCTGCTGGAGTGGCCAGAAGTCGCCGATCCGGAAAGCCGCTCTGATCGCCGCGTGGCGATCAAGGAGCGTTACACGCTCCCCAAAAAAGCCTTTGGACTCTACAAATCGGCGTCCCTGCACATCAAGCAAAAACGCCGGATTCCCAAAGTCCTTTATGTCTTCCTGATTTTGCTTCTCGTCATTGGCTTCCTTGGTTTCAAAGCCTTTGATCGCGTCGCCTCTGCGATCAAGGGCGAGGACGCCAACGCTTTTCATCCGCCGGCGGAAACCGCTGCCGCCCTGCCTTCGTCTTCCCGATCCGCATCCGGCCAGATTTCCGAAATCTCGTATCAAGATTTTTTACCACGATTTAAAGGTCGGCCAGAATCTGCGCCGATCTACGATCCTGTCCGCAAAGTGATCAACGTCCCGCACGTCGCCGGCTGTGCGGCCATGCAAGATCGCTGCACTTGCTACACCGACCAAGCTACTGATTCTGGCTTGACGGATGCAGAATGCCGCGCCTGGCTGACGCGCCCGCCGTTCCAGCCCTATCGAGCGATCTACCCAGTCGATCAGCGATCACCGAAAGCTGATCAAGGCTCGGTCTGA
- a CDS encoding DUF2523 family protein: MNWAEWLTYGISGWVLKGAMALGFGVVTYTGWDFVKDQLETAVSSSLGSMNATVYQLMALAGFVDAIGVWLAAFTAAVTLLSFKKLAFMGSGS, translated from the coding sequence ATGAACTGGGCTGAGTGGCTGACCTATGGCATCAGCGGATGGGTTCTCAAGGGCGCTATGGCACTCGGTTTCGGCGTCGTGACATATACCGGTTGGGACTTCGTGAAGGATCAATTGGAGACGGCTGTAAGCAGTTCTCTAGGCTCGATGAATGCCACGGTTTATCAATTGATGGCGCTGGCCGGATTCGTCGATGCAATCGGCGTCTGGCTTGCCGCTTTCACGGCTGCCGTCACGCTGCTTTCATTCAAGAAACTGGCATTCATGGGATCAGGTTCCTGA
- a CDS encoding virulence factor TspB C-terminal domain-related protein, whose amino-acid sequence MKSVLTILTLLLAFPAASYASALALVPQALPENIKVRAPLSAAPQFAPVGKVLIGNGAVPGSAFAANQSLASIGNSSFPVSIARNASPSALSKLGRNLLRLSGWGALAMLGLDLLEGLFQGDDDQILIDEPKTLGNLPLYQDLLGSGLPSSVRMQQCGWDQNYAATVTCATTYLATTANTVIAKRQRSSVTSGITFYSYDLFYCNPGYYFNPSVYTCVWGTLETKRPATDDEIETLIAQHLIDENRGGDFLEKAIEHNPNFWPELGPVTVSGPVSVPGENTVTTAIGPEGTTVTETQTDYDLGYVGDTITVQQRLKTTITAPNGVVTESTAVSSGSAEATAPAAPEKSTFCEDFPDASACAALGAPEQPTALPEEDRAVSIAPEMTAAGACPAPLQFSILGKPFQLAFDGACAFADGIRPIVLASAWIGALLFLFNIGRSSS is encoded by the coding sequence ATGAAATCAGTATTGACAATCCTGACCTTGTTGCTTGCATTTCCGGCAGCTTCGTACGCTTCTGCGCTGGCCTTGGTTCCCCAAGCGCTCCCCGAGAACATAAAGGTTCGCGCGCCTCTCTCGGCGGCTCCTCAGTTTGCACCAGTTGGCAAGGTTCTCATCGGAAACGGCGCTGTTCCCGGCTCTGCGTTCGCTGCGAATCAAAGCCTGGCCAGCATCGGGAATTCGTCTTTTCCCGTTTCGATTGCTCGAAATGCATCCCCTTCTGCCCTTTCCAAACTGGGTCGGAATCTCTTGCGTCTTTCAGGCTGGGGGGCTCTCGCCATGCTTGGGCTCGATTTGCTGGAAGGTCTTTTTCAGGGTGATGACGATCAGATTTTGATCGATGAGCCTAAGACTTTGGGCAATTTGCCTCTTTATCAAGATCTCTTGGGTAGTGGTCTTCCATCTAGTGTGCGTATGCAACAATGCGGCTGGGATCAAAATTATGCCGCTACGGTTACTTGCGCTACTACTTATTTGGCGACGACTGCAAATACAGTCATTGCCAAGCGCCAGCGCAGTTCTGTTACTTCTGGTATCACTTTCTACTCTTATGATCTTTTTTACTGTAACCCGGGCTATTACTTTAACCCGTCTGTGTATACATGCGTTTGGGGCACTCTTGAAACCAAACGCCCTGCCACGGATGATGAAATCGAAACCCTTATCGCCCAGCATCTGATTGATGAAAATCGCGGCGGTGATTTCCTCGAAAAAGCCATTGAGCATAACCCTAATTTCTGGCCTGAGCTCGGGCCGGTAACTGTAAGCGGACCGGTTTCCGTACCCGGCGAAAACACAGTAACGACAGCCATAGGCCCGGAAGGAACGACGGTCACAGAAACGCAAACCGATTACGATTTGGGTTATGTGGGTGACACGATAACTGTCCAGCAGCGCCTGAAAACCACGATCACCGCGCCGAATGGCGTGGTGACCGAATCCACTGCAGTTTCGTCTGGCTCTGCTGAAGCCACTGCCCCTGCTGCTCCCGAAAAATCCACGTTCTGTGAAGATTTCCCCGACGCATCTGCCTGCGCGGCGTTGGGCGCGCCCGAACAGCCTACCGCGCTGCCGGAAGAGGATCGGGCCGTTTCGATTGCGCCGGAAATGACGGCCGCCGGTGCTTGCCCTGCTCCCCTGCAGTTCAGCATCCTCGGTAAGCCCTTCCAGCTGGCTTTTGACGGTGCCTGTGCCTTTGCGGATGGAATCCGCCCGATCGTTCTTGCGTCTGCCTGGATCGGTGCCCTGCTCTTTCTGTTCAACATTGGAAGGTCTTCATCATGA